One genomic window of Corticium candelabrum chromosome 9, ooCorCand1.1, whole genome shotgun sequence includes the following:
- the LOC134183962 gene encoding src kinase-associated phosphoprotein 1-like isoform X1: MNVFVSEAKRVLSEVERFLAAIANKLPPSLDKERSSLLYKILEIKRKHQNDHPAQPRFPPELHNAAPPLPDRRGSSASQSSRSSSGPAVPPRPSSSMSETEVFQETYDVVDADVGFDKKAIAPREKSRSSSDQPSYLTTRHEGKMASVDADELYEPPGLPSAPNKHDELYLEADTHLDYDKNYHVMEQANWQTKSMESGGQLITDDVYTDMDESPCTPMPPTTKALTMKPKSVDKGSVKRKANTLTRGQVMLDSITNPDYTGKLKRKTTNIVVKWLEQTVVVKDNMIFIGDKDICGGVKEFFSLSGAVIESTKIGKQQHTFQIKPTLGKYVCFSAENAVEMQEWIRVLNRAASKSAAMTNSSKELDEDRVNETEPTDTLITEDLYEMPETDIGQQVQPPGKEPDKDEIFVGKFYPQDKRAEFQHIYKAQYDCMGEGDDEVTLRRGHLILIDFKDHNDWWVGTTQTPDGKFNGKRGFVPRAYLTPAFESL; the protein is encoded by the exons ATGAATGTGTTCGTATCTGAAGCCAAACGCGTTCTATCGG AGGTAGAGCGATTTCTTGCTGCTATTGCCAACAAATTGCCTCCTTCATTAGACAAGGAACGCAGCAGCTTGTTGTACAAAATCCTAGAAATAAAAAGGAAACATCAGAATGATCATCCTGCACAGCCTCGTTTTCCTCCTGAACTTCACAACGCTGCTCCACCGCTTCCTGATCGTCGAGGCAGTAGTGCTAGTCAGTCGAGCAGGTCCTCATCTGGTCCGGCTGTTCCTCCTCGACCTTCGAGTAGCATGTCTGAAACTGAGGTGTTTCAAGAAACATatgatgttgttgatgctgatgTAGGATTTGACAAGAAAGCAATAGCACCTAGAGAGAAGTCAAGGTCTAGTAGTGACCAGCCGTCATATTTGACCACTAGACATGAGGGGAAGATGGCATCCGTAGATGCAGACGAATTGTATGAACCACCCGGACTTCCCTCTGCTCCCAACAAACACGACGAGCTCTATTTAGAGGCAGACACACATCTTGATTATGACAAGAATTATCATgtgatggaacaagcaaacTGGCAAACGAAAAGTATGGAGAGTGGTGGTCAACTAATCACTGATGATGTCTACACAGATATGGATGAATCACCTTGCACTCCTATGCCACCAACTACTAAAGCTCTCACAATGAAACCAAAATCAGTGGATAAAGGCTCGGTGAAGAGGAAAGCGAACACACTCACAAGGGGGCAAGTAATGTTGGACAGTATCACCAATCCAGATTATACAGGCAAACTAAAGAGAAAGACAACCAACATTGTAGTCAAATGGCTGGAACAAACTGTTGTTGTGAAAGACAACATGATATTCATTGGTGACAAGGATATATGTGGGGGAGTTAAAGAATTTTTCTCTCTATCGGGTGCTGTGATCGAGTCCACGAAAATAGGCAAACAGCAGCATACTTTCCAAATCAAACCAACTCTTGGAaagtatgtgtgcttttctgCTGAAAATGCTGTCGAGATGCAAGAGTGGATTCGGGTGTTGAACAGGGCTGCATCAAAATCAGCTGCAATGACAAACAGCTCAAAGGAGCTCGATGAGGATCGAGTGAATGAGACAGAGCCAACAGACACACTCATCACAGAAGATCTCTATGAAATGCCAGAAACAGATATTGGCCAGCAGGTGCAGCCTCCTGGGAAAGAAC CTGACAAGGATGAAATATTCGTAGGAAAATTCTATCCTCAAGACAAGCGTGCAGAGTTCCAGCACATTTACAAGGCACAGTATGACTGCATGGGCGAGGGTGATGATGAGGTGACTCTCAGAAGAGGTCACCTCATATTAATTGACTTCAAAGATCACAATGACTGGTGGGTTGGCACGACTCAAACGCCGGATGGGAAATTTAATGGAAAGAGAGGCTTTGTACCTCGAGCATATCTTACTCCAGCATTTGAAAGTTTGTAG
- the LOC134183962 gene encoding uncharacterized protein LOC134183962 isoform X2, with protein sequence MNVFVSEAKRVLSEVERFLAAIANKLPPSLDKERSSLLYKILEIKRKHQNDHPAQPRFPPELHNAAPPLPDRRGSSASQSSRSSSGPAVPPRPSSSMSETEVFQETYDVVDADVGFDKKAIAPREKSRSSSDQPSYLTTRHEGKMASVDADELYEPPGLPSAPNKHDELYLEADTHLDYDKNYHVMEQANWQTKSMESGGQLITDDVYTDMDESPCTPMPPTTKALTMKPKSVDKGSVKRKANTLTRGQVMLDSITNPDYTGKLKRKTTNIVVKWLEQTVVVKDNMIFIGDKDICGGVKEFFSLSGAVIESTKIGKQQHTFQIKPTLGKYVCFSAENAVEMQEWIRVLNRAASKSAAMTNSSKELDEDRVNETEPTDTLITEDLYEMPETDIGQQVQPPGKERKFYPQDKRAEFQHIYKAQYDCMGEGDDEVTLRRGHLILIDFKDHNDWWVGTTQTPDGKFNGKRGFVPRAYLTPAFESL encoded by the exons ATGAATGTGTTCGTATCTGAAGCCAAACGCGTTCTATCGG AGGTAGAGCGATTTCTTGCTGCTATTGCCAACAAATTGCCTCCTTCATTAGACAAGGAACGCAGCAGCTTGTTGTACAAAATCCTAGAAATAAAAAGGAAACATCAGAATGATCATCCTGCACAGCCTCGTTTTCCTCCTGAACTTCACAACGCTGCTCCACCGCTTCCTGATCGTCGAGGCAGTAGTGCTAGTCAGTCGAGCAGGTCCTCATCTGGTCCGGCTGTTCCTCCTCGACCTTCGAGTAGCATGTCTGAAACTGAGGTGTTTCAAGAAACATatgatgttgttgatgctgatgTAGGATTTGACAAGAAAGCAATAGCACCTAGAGAGAAGTCAAGGTCTAGTAGTGACCAGCCGTCATATTTGACCACTAGACATGAGGGGAAGATGGCATCCGTAGATGCAGACGAATTGTATGAACCACCCGGACTTCCCTCTGCTCCCAACAAACACGACGAGCTCTATTTAGAGGCAGACACACATCTTGATTATGACAAGAATTATCATgtgatggaacaagcaaacTGGCAAACGAAAAGTATGGAGAGTGGTGGTCAACTAATCACTGATGATGTCTACACAGATATGGATGAATCACCTTGCACTCCTATGCCACCAACTACTAAAGCTCTCACAATGAAACCAAAATCAGTGGATAAAGGCTCGGTGAAGAGGAAAGCGAACACACTCACAAGGGGGCAAGTAATGTTGGACAGTATCACCAATCCAGATTATACAGGCAAACTAAAGAGAAAGACAACCAACATTGTAGTCAAATGGCTGGAACAAACTGTTGTTGTGAAAGACAACATGATATTCATTGGTGACAAGGATATATGTGGGGGAGTTAAAGAATTTTTCTCTCTATCGGGTGCTGTGATCGAGTCCACGAAAATAGGCAAACAGCAGCATACTTTCCAAATCAAACCAACTCTTGGAaagtatgtgtgcttttctgCTGAAAATGCTGTCGAGATGCAAGAGTGGATTCGGGTGTTGAACAGGGCTGCATCAAAATCAGCTGCAATGACAAACAGCTCAAAGGAGCTCGATGAGGATCGAGTGAATGAGACAGAGCCAACAGACACACTCATCACAGAAGATCTCTATGAAATGCCAGAAACAGATATTGGCCAGCAGGTGCAGCCTCCTGGGAAAGAAC GAAAATTCTATCCTCAAGACAAGCGTGCAGAGTTCCAGCACATTTACAAGGCACAGTATGACTGCATGGGCGAGGGTGATGATGAGGTGACTCTCAGAAGAGGTCACCTCATATTAATTGACTTCAAAGATCACAATGACTGGTGGGTTGGCACGACTCAAACGCCGGATGGGAAATTTAATGGAAAGAGAGGCTTTGTACCTCGAGCATATCTTACTCCAGCATTTGAAAGTTTGTAG
- the LOC134184036 gene encoding uncharacterized protein LOC134184036: protein MDTCMYEAKILLKEVEHFLGAISIEVNGSHERERSNLLARVVEFKEKHNNCQLKKGCHVVTEPPDIPPSLPERCHGSRSGKGICAPPRKRRDQMAKCNSSPLLSDANTPPALPERRLHMAKIAPQAIPVAFDQSEDIYEVVDVATALKRHTSPLSKCTESNSDATSITTIACADVPEHTYSRQDEDLYEAPITMIKKQVIETDYPKDQKSKGRENSAPHTEAAAAAEEMDVIYNDVYVDTEITLQQESNQHQTCNSLSGGPLCDDATYIDMGQSQKPKPKSTDEVYVVMEATNGHLDDIQMESTQNNHDSFATEDEHSDARKLRRKTLSDVGKKLKKRWTRQHAPVSSVQLDSITDPDILGKLMRKKDKKIGTKWMEQTVIVKSNMIFISGKDSPGDISEYFTLSDAVIEPEKGSKQKHVFHIKRHNGKTILFAAQTEDEMQEWIAKLSKAASCSLQATETSPSLDESLTAKVDELIVTDMDNSTDEQNLTSPKPLLKSERRSESEVEDIPEKENLTEKVNEELSLTNLRTSEQCQSDPRGKNFEMHYVHPVQEPQHKLSDKDCDALHIAQTQSSGDTVNENNDELVYRAVKSYQATDDDELSFEIGDLILIETVNDDKWWFGTLQHKTTQQFTGDTGFIPNDYIVSLSSQKVERFLAAIANKLPPSLDKERSSLLYKILEIKRKHQNDHPAQPRFPPELHNAAPPLPDRRGSSASQSSRSSSGPAVPPRPSSSMSETEVFQETYDVVDADVGFDKKAIAPREKSRSSSDQPSYLTTRHEGKMASVDADELYEPPGLPSAPNKHDELYLEADTHLDYDKNYHVMEQANWQTKSMESGGQLITDDVYTDMDESPCTPMPPTTKALTMKPKSVDKGSVKRKANTLTRGQVMLDSITNPDYTGKLKRKTTNIVVKWLEQTVVVKDNMIFIGDKDICGGVKEFFSLSGAVIESTKIGKQQHTFQIKPTLGKYVCFSAENAVEMQEWIRVLNRAASKSAAMTNSSKELDEDRVNETEPTDTLITEDLYEMPETDIGQQVQPPGKEPDKDEIFVGKFYPQDKRAEFQHIYKAQYDCMGEGDDEVTLRRGHLILIDFKDHNDWWVGTTQTPDGKFNGKRGFVPRAYLTPAFENAQTFCVTLGKVENLPAEINSERQVLASRFRRAEVKICHSMTHEKRIRNASTKNEKQEGKESPTWNKNTVTSCARVLENAEQEQERDRPSSPHEYIEMSPPPPPTTSSNDVVGIERRGNGHSQTSSSEVEQTDSHNNSKRVSRDRLELLEEDEEENFENRDSVVIRRKGSQAAADDKNGESSSPKSDRKLQKRMSLSLLRNWKSTKKDKVSGSRKGESATRYREQLGSRVEKRKVSMENMKNPEMSGYLRKRDKKIGRWQRRWCVIKGDQFLYADKETDRYTSHAFSLEGYKIESGNTSAYKVQHVIQLVHTENPSFQFAATSSEDKERWIVELQRAAGLIDAYEVPREFDPETLAQLQREQEEADANRQCQTPPKLPSEQDRHSHSQSPLQFYEAVFDFDGGEEDELSFKKGDVLLIEEEGSNEHWLVGSLQTNNDEVSADRKRFVPKSYLQPISTDQDANTKL from the exons ATGGACACTTGCATGTACGAGGCCAAGATTCTTCTAAAAG AAGTTGAACATTTTTTGGGTGCAATCAGCATCGAAGTGAATGGCTCGCATGAAAGAGAGCGTAGCAATCTATTGGCGAGAGTCGTAGAGTTCAAagagaaacacaacaactgcCAGCTAAAAAAAGGTTGTCATGTGGTGACAGAACCTCCTGACATACCACCATCACTTCCCGAGCGTTGTCATGGAAGCAGATCTGGCAAAGGGATATGCGCTCCACCCCGCAAACGTAGGGATCAAATGGCGAAGTGCAATTCAAGTCCATTGCTCTCTGATGCAAACACTCCTCCAGCACTTCCTGAGCGTCGACTTCACATGGCCAAGATTGCCCCACAAGCAATTCCTGTTGCATTCGACCAATCTGAAGACATATATGAAGTTGTAGATGTTGCAACAGCTTTGAAACGACACACATCACCTCTGTCTAAGTGTACAGAATCCAACAGTGATGCAACTTCTATCACAACCATAGCTTGTGCAGATGTCCCTGAGCATACCTATTCGAGACAAGATGAAGATTTATATGAAGCCCCAATTACAATGATCAAGAAACAAGTTATAGAAACGGATTATCCAAAAG ACCAAAAGAGTAAGGGTAGGGAAAATTCTGCTCCCCACacagaagcagcagcagcagctgaagAAATGGATGTTATATACAATGATGTGTACGTTGACACAGAGATCACATTACAACAAGAGTCTAATCAACATCAAACATGCAACTCATTGTCAGGAGGACCACTCTGTGATGATGCAACTTATATAGACATGGGGCAATCACAAAAGCCAAAGCCAAAATCAACTGATGAAGTATATGTTGTTATGGAGGCTACAAATGGTCACTTAGACGATATTCAAATGGAGTCTACACAGAACAACCATGATTCCTTTGCGACAGAAGATGAACACTCTGATGCACGTAAGTTAAGAAGGAAGACACTGTCTGATGTTGGCAAGAAACTGAAAAAGAGATGGACCAGACAGCACGCACCAGTATCATCAGTGCAATTGGACAGTATTACTGATCCGGACATTCTTGGTAAACTAATGAGAaaaaaagacaagaaaattGGCACAAAATGGATGGAACAGACTGTCATTGTCAAGAGCAATATGATATTTATCAGTGGGAAGGATTCACCGGGAGACATTTCAGAATATTTCACATTATCAGATGCAGTTATTGAGCCAGAAAAAGGAAGCAAGCAGAAACATGTGTTCCATATCAAACGACACAATGGAAAGACTATTCTGTTTGCAGCACAGACGGAAGATGAAATGCAAGAATGGATTGCCAAGCTAAGTAAAGCAGCATCATGTTCACTACAAGCAACAGAAACCTCTCCATCACTTGACGAAAGTTTGACAGCTAAAGTAGATGAACTTATCGTAACAGACATGGATAATAGTACAGACGAACAGAACTTAACAAGTCCTAAACCTTTGCTGAAATCAGAGAGACGATCTGAGAGTGAAGTTGAAGACATTCCAGAGAAAGAAAATTTGACTGAGAAAGTGAATGAGGAACTGTCTTTAACTAACTTAAGAACAAGTGAGCAATGCCAATCTGACCCAAGAGGCAAGAATTTTGAAATGCACTATGTACATCCTGTGCAAGAGCCACAACACAAATTGAGTGATAAGGACTGTGATGCACTACATATTGCACAAACACAGAGTAGTGGAGATACAGTAAATGAGAACAACGATGAGCTTGTTTATCGTGCTGTGAAATCCTATCAAGCAACTGATGACGATGAATTAAGCTTTGAAATTGGTGATTTGATTCTAATTGAAACTGTGAATGATGACAAGTGGTGGTTTGGGACACTTCAACATAAAACAACCCAACAATTCACAGGAGACACTGGATTTATACCAAACGATTACATTGTTTCTTTATCATCACAAA AGGTAGAGCGATTTCTTGCTGCTATTGCCAACAAATTGCCTCCTTCATTAGACAAGGAACGCAGCAGCTTGTTGTACAAAATCCTAGAAATAAAAAGGAAACATCAGAATGATCATCCTGCACAGCCTCGTTTTCCTCCTGAACTTCACAACGCTGCTCCACCGCTTCCTGATCGTCGAGGCAGTAGTGCTAGTCAGTCGAGCAGGTCCTCATCTGGTCCGGCTGTTCCTCCTCGACCTTCGAGTAGCATGTCTGAAACTGAGGTGTTTCAAGAAACATatgatgttgttgatgctgatgTAGGATTTGACAAGAAAGCAATAGCACCTAGAGAGAAGTCAAGGTCTAGTAGTGACCAGCCGTCATATTTGACCACTAGACATGAGGGGAAGATGGCATCCGTAGATGCAGACGAATTGTATGAACCACCCGGACTTCCCTCTGCTCCCAACAAACACGACGAGCTCTATTTAGAGGCAGACACACATCTTGATTATGACAAGAATTATCATgtgatggaacaagcaaacTGGCAAACGAAAAGTATGGAGAGTGGTGGTCAACTAATCACTGATGATGTCTACACAGATATGGATGAATCACCTTGCACTCCTATGCCACCAACTACTAAAGCTCTCACAATGAAACCAAAATCAGTGGATAAAGGCTCGGTGAAGAGGAAAGCGAACACACTCACAAGGGGGCAAGTAATGTTGGACAGTATCACCAATCCAGATTATACAGGCAAACTAAAGAGAAAGACAACCAACATTGTAGTCAAATGGCTGGAACAAACTGTTGTTGTGAAAGACAACATGATATTCATTGGTGACAAGGATATATGTGGGGGAGTTAAAGAATTTTTCTCTCTATCGGGTGCTGTGATCGAGTCCACGAAAATAGGCAAACAGCAGCATACTTTCCAAATCAAACCAACTCTTGGAaagtatgtgtgcttttctgCTGAAAATGCTGTCGAGATGCAAGAGTGGATTCGGGTGTTGAACAGGGCTGCATCAAAATCAGCTGCAATGACAAACAGCTCAAAGGAGCTCGATGAGGATCGAGTGAATGAGACAGAGCCAACAGACACACTCATCACAGAAGATCTCTATGAAATGCCAGAAACAGATATTGGCCAGCAGGTGCAGCCTCCTGGGAAAGAAC CTGACAAGGATGAAATATTCGTAGGAAAATTCTATCCTCAAGACAAGCGTGCAGAGTTCCAGCACATTTACAAGGCACAGTATGACTGCATGGGCGAGGGTGATGATGAGGTGACTCTCAGAAGAGGTCACCTCATATTAATTGACTTCAAAGATCACAATGACTGGTGGGTTGGCACGACTCAAACGCCGGATGGGAAATTTAATGGAAAGAGAGGCTTTGTACCTCGAGCATATCTTACTCCAGCATTTGAAA ATGCTCAGACGTTTTGCGTGACGCTCGGCAAAGTAGAAAACCTTCCTGCTGAAATTAACAGCGAACGACAGGTGCTTGCGTCCCGTTTTCGACGAGCCGAGGTGAAGATATGTCACTCGATGACGCACGAGAAACGAATACGAAACGCATCGACGAAGAACGAGAAACAAGAAGGCAAGGAATCACCGACATGGAACAAAAATACTGTGACTTCATGTGCGAGAGTTTTAGAGAAtgcagaacaagaacaagaaagagATAGACCAAGTTCACCACATGAATACATAGAAATGAGTCCGCCGCCACCGCCTACTACGAGTAGTAATGATGTGGTGGGAATTGAACGTCGAGGAAATGGTCACAGTCAGACATCCTCGAGTGAAGTGGAGCAAACTGACAGTCATAATAATAGTAAACGTGTAAGTAGAGATCGACTCGAATTACTGGAAGAGGATGAGGAGGAGAACTTTGAAAATCGAGATTCTGTTGTTATACGTAGGAAAGGCAGTCAAGCGGCAGCAGATGACAAGAATGGTGAATCAAGCAGCCCCAAAAGCGATAGAAAACTACAGAAAAGGATGTCACTGTCCCTTCTTCGAAATTGGAAAAGCACTAAAAAAGATAAAGTGTCTGGAAGTCGAAAAGGAGAAAGTGCAACAAGATACAGAGAACAATTGGGTTCCAGAGTAGAAAAACGGAAGGTTTCGATGGAGAATATGAAGAATCCAGAAATGTCTGGGTACCTTCGAAAGAGGGATAAGAAAATTGGAAGGTGGCAAAGGAGGTGGTGTGTGATAAAAGGTGACCAGTTCTTGTATGCAGACAAAGAGACCGACAGATACACGTCACATGCATTTTCACTAGAAGGCTACAAAATTGAATCTGGAAACACATCAGCATACAAGGTGCAGCATGTGATTCAACTTGTTCACACTGAAAATCCTTCATTTCAATTTGCAGCTACGAGCAGTGAGGATAAGGAGAGATGGATTGTAGAACTACAAAGAGCAGCAGGTCTAATCGATGCATATGAAGTTCCAAGGGAATTTGATCCAGAAACATTGGCACAACTGCAGCGTGAGCAAGAAGAAGCagatgcaaacagacaatgtCAAACTCCTCCTAAACTTCCTAGTGAACAGGACAGACACTCTCACTCACAATCACCACTACAATTTTATGAGGCAGTTTTTGATTTTGATGGTGGGGAAGAAGATGAACTGTCATTCAAGAAGGGAGATGTGTTACTCATTGAAGAAGAAGGCAGCAACGAACATTGGCTGGTTGGCAGTCTACAAACCAACAATGATGAAGTCTCTGCAGATAGGAAGAGGTTTGTGCCAAAATCATATCTACAACCGATATCAACTGACCAAGATGCTAATACCAAGCTTTAG